Below is a genomic region from Prunus persica cultivar Lovell chromosome G3, Prunus_persica_NCBIv2, whole genome shotgun sequence.
CTGCATGCAATATTATTGAAAGCCAAATCACAACATAAGGAAAACTTAAGAAAATGCCACTTTCGTAGGGAACGCGATTGCATTTAGCGTATGCAACAAGCCTTTTAAACCTATAGGTGAACCTGATAGGACGAGTGAAGTCTCGTGAGGGTTTCCAGCGACGCTACCCACAAACATCAAATTAACTTAACAGGATGATCATCCTGGAAGTTTTTCGACAGTGAAGGCAGGGGTACTGGTGGGTTTTTCATTTTCGGCAGCGAGGGCATCATCCTCGAAGTCGGTTCCAGATTTTGGCTCTGTAAGGTTTCCCAATCGCACGTGGACGAACTGGTATACGCCGTCGACGTACGGTGCCGGTTTTTGCAAAACAACAGGCTTGAAGAGTGTACATGACCACAGGTTTTTATTTGGCTGTTTCTCGTCAGCCTCGGCCACAATCCACGGACTGTCTTCGCTTGCCGTTCTCAGGTATTTGTCGCTGTAGGTGGATTTTATATGCACCAGACTGGGTTGGTTTACGTCCTTCTCCGCTTTGAACCTTGCGTATTTGCTGTGACTTTCCTCTCCGGAGCATTCGAGCCTATTTGGCAGCTCTGCGGTGGATTGGTCTTTGAAGACCACGTATTTCTGGTTCTTGGCTGATTTAAGAGCAAAAAACTTTGGTAAGTCTGCCATTTCTGAtgatctctctttctctctctctcgttgcTTATTGCTTTTCCTAGCTACAACCTGCTGTGCTATTTATAATCAAGCAAACCCAAACCATGCATGCAGCTTTCACTTATTTTTCTTGCTGTACTGGCCCGCCATAACagagaaaattaaatccaCAAAAATGGTTCTGTTAAACGAACAAATTAACTTAATACACCATCCTACCAAacaatttattgaattactaatttaccctaatataaaatgaattgtgaaacaaaagTAATTTTAGTAAGTACACTCTACTCAATATATTGAACCCCAATCAAATTAGAATTTTAGAGTTTGATTCCAAACTGATTTGAgataaaaattcaaagttcTTGTCGggtgtaaatttttttttcttctatcgCTTCCATAATTCCTGACATCAATGAAGAATCTTTGAGAGGAGAAAAGATTGAAGCAGCTGAACATAATCCCTTGCCAAAAAGCCATGGTTATTCATCAAACAGCGTGAAAGCaacttaaatatattatttcattttgatCGGCAAGGCTGGCCAAGCTTTTATGAACTTTTGGAGGGAATTGTGGAAAGTCCACCACCTTGTGCACCATCAGATCAGTTCTCCCCCGAGTTTTGTTCTTCGTGTCTGCCTGTTAATAAGATATTTACATGCATACTTCACCTTATACATATCTAATTCACTGGCATGTGACTGTTTATATTTCCCATTACATTTGCAGCATACAGAAGAACCCTCAAGACAGATCATCATCTTTAGACCTTCTGGTTAGTACttatgaatttggttcaaTGAGTGGGTGAATCCCTGACGGTTTAGATTTGATGAAGGGAAAAGGAGTTGACAGGAACATATTTGATGAAGACGACCAATTCATGTaaaatagggtgtacttagtatTATGGTGTATCATGGGTATTTTGGTAGTtaagtagggtgtacttagttaattttatattttaatttaaatattagggtgtacttatATTATAGAGTGTTCTAAGTCAATTTTAGGATTCGTTGAACAACACCCca
It encodes:
- the LOC18783155 gene encoding uncharacterized protein LOC18783155: MADLPKFFALKSAKNQKYVVFKDQSTAELPNRLECSGEESHSKYARFKAEKDVNQPSLVHIKSTYSDKYLRTASEDSPWIVAEADEKQPNKNLWSCTLFKPVVLQKPAPYVDGVYQFVHVRLGNLTEPKSGTDFEDDALAAENEKPTSTPAFTVEKLPG